Proteins from a genomic interval of Yarrowia lipolytica chromosome 1E, complete sequence:
- a CDS encoding uncharacterized protein (Compare to YALI0E33583g, similar to uniprot|P33413 Saccharomyces cerevisiae YHL016c DUR3 urea transport protein singleton): MPFSEAPPLPQGAGYGILVGVGALFAVFIVFTLRVSLNYLGEKANKSEMFMVANRAVGVGLTASAVFSSWMWANETLYGAVVGYNFGMSGPFWFAAGLSFHIALMTVVGIQVKLKVPNGHTLLEIIKFRYGVPGHIVYMVFCLINNILSCSTMILAAAGAISAITGMHSAAASMLIPVGVILYTAAGGLKATFLTDYVHTTVALVLLMYFCIGILTNEHIGGVYGLYEKVLAYSDNADHYIKGNYQGSLLTFKSQGGALFSICHNIANLGLVIMDTAFWQKSMAADLKATVPGYMIGSVLIFCVPWALGTISGLGARVLEQSGIIDPISAHALDVGNVFPIVTHALLGKGASVGIVLMLFMSVTSTVSAEMIAVSSIISFDIFRTYIKPNASDRVLIFVSHAGVVFFGLLSGAIAVAFYFGGIDLNWMSYFLGIAITPGVFPVILTILWKRQSRLAALVSPILGLATGLGVWLGTAQVYFGEISVKSTGAPLPNVWGNIATLMSSLLFSVIITLIRPEDFDWLIFHNISKVNEDDEKPEDLEAIHENPTDPFFISDSDAPSTSKTNEVSEVIINHEIASSENDSENESDHGDPTKQTHDSSTHSLSSGSYHVAVVREAATSNGLFQPRLVIPQNISTWRKFLYYIGWDTAHTDYSNHPLGADSIPIMLYWYKVAKIFAVVICLITWIIWPYSLYRHYIFSKSFFSGWVIVAIIWVFLAFIFVVIFPLYDGRKSLYRVYDGLRTDWKKWRHRKDGQAEEEKE, encoded by the coding sequence ATGCCGTTCTCAGAAGCACCACCTCTCCCCCAGGGTGCCGGTTACGGTATTCTTGTGGGTGTCGGAGCCCTCTTCGCCGTGTTCATTGTCTTCACTCTGAGAGTGTCGCTAAACTACCTAGGCGAGAAAGCCAACAAGTCTGAGATGTTCATGGTGGCCAACCGAGCTGTTGGAGTCGGTCTAACTGCCTCGGCAGTCTTTTCATCCTGGATGTGGGCCAACGAAACTCTCTATGGAGCTGTTGTCGGCTACAACTTTGGCATGTCTGGCCCGTTTTGGTTTGCAGCTGGTCTGTCTTTCCATATCGCCCTGATGACTGTTGTGGGTATCCAAGTCAAGTTGAAGGTTCCTAATGGACACACTCTGTTGGAAATTATCAAGTTCAGATACGGAGTTCCGGGACACATTGTCTACATGGTGTTCTgtctcatcaacaacattCTCTCGTGTAGTACCATGATCCtggcagctgctggagctaTCTCAGCCATCACCGGCATGcactctgctgctgccagTATGCTGATTCCCGTCGGTGTTATTCTCTACACTGCAGCTGGAGGTCTAAAAGCCACTTTCCTCACTGACTACGTTCATACCACCGTGGCCCTCGTTTTGCTCATGTACTTTTGTATTGGCATTCTCACGAATGAACACATTGGTGGTGTCTATGGTCTCTACGAGAAGGTCCTAGCCTATTCCGACAACGCTGACCACTACATCAAGGGCAACTACCAGGGATCCTTGCTCACTTTCAAGTCCCAAGGTGGAGCTCTCTTCAGTATCTGCCACAACATTGCCAACCTTGGTTTGGTCATCATGGACACCGCCTTCTGGCAAAAGTCCATGGCAGCTGACCTCAAGGCTACTGTCCCTGGATACATGATTGGTAGTGTCCTCATCTTCTGTGTCCCCTGGGCTCTGGGAACCATCAGTGGTCTCGGTGCTCGAGTCCTGGAGCAATCTGGAATCATTGATCCCATCTCTGCACACGCCCTGGATGTCGGTAACGTGTTTCCCATTGTTACCCATGCCCTTCTCGGAAAGGGTGCTTCTGTTGGTATCGTTCTGATGCTCTTCATGTCCGTCACCTCTACTGTCTCTGCCGAGATGATTGCTGTCTCCAGTATCATCTCTTTCGACATCTTCCGAACTTACATCAAACCCAATGCTTCCGACCGAGTTCTCATTTTCGTCTCCCACGCAGGCGTCGTCTTCTTTGGCCTTCTCTCTGGAGCTATAGCTGTCGCCTTTTACTTTGGCGGCATCGATCTTAACTGGATGTCTTACTTCCTGGGTATCGCGATTACTCCCGGTGTTTTCCCTGTCATTCTCACCATTCTGTGGAAGCGGCAATCGCGGCTGGCTGCCCTTGTCTCTCCTATTCTCGGACTGGCCACTGGACTTGGTGTTTGGTTGGGTACTGCTCAAGTCTATTTTGGAGAGATTAGTGTCAAGTCAACCGGCGCTCCCCTCCCGAACGTCTGGGGAAACATTGCCACTCTCATGTCTTCTTTGCTCTTCTCTGTCATCATCACCTTGATTCGACCTGAGGACTTTGACTGGCTCATCTTCCacaacatctccaaggtcAACGAGGACGATGAGAAGCCAGAAGACCTTGAGGCTATCCATGAGAACCCCACTGACCCCTTTTTTATCTCTGACAGTGACGCGCCTTCTACCTCAAAGACAAACGAAGTTTCTGAAGTTATCATAAACCATGAGATCGCCAGCAGTGAAAACGACTCTGAGAACGAGTCTGATCACGGTGACCCCACAAAACAGACCCACGACTCCTCCACACACTCTCTTTCTAGCGGAAGCTACCATGTGGCGGTTGTGAGGGAGGCTGCGACCTCAAACGGTCTCTTCCAGCCCAGACTCGTCATCCCCCAAAATATATCTACTTGGAGGAAATTCCTGTACTACATTGGATGGGACACCGCTCACACCGATTACAGTAACCATCCTCTTGGAGCTGATTCTATCCCCATCAtgttgtactggtacaaaGTGGCCAAGATCTTTGCTGTTGTTATCTGTCTCATCACCTGGATCATCTGGCCTTACTCCCTCTATCGACACTACATTTTTTCCAaatccttcttctctggcTGGGTCATTGTCGCCATCATCTGGGTGTTCCTGGCCTTCATCTTCGTGGTCATCTTCCCCCTGTACGACGGCAGAAAGTCACTGTACCGAGTCTACGATGGTCTACGAACTGACTGGAAGAAGTGGCGACACAGAAAGGATGGgcaagcagaagaagaaaaagagtAG
- a CDS encoding uncharacterized protein (Compare to YALI0E33561g, no similarity) has product MEGDNKNENSCPGYPRPVSHGKFARPKSSGNNGTDIIGFCSIDTTDVVTLIPPLDFSGLKKIDTQWWSPLAYDCNANEADESLEDIVAKGDLAKYLVEVDRPKPSNPTPYDRDPVSDYPDTTDTPKVTPRRSTLQATR; this is encoded by the coding sequence ATGGAAGGTGACAACAAAAACGAAAACAGCTGCCCTGGATACCCCCGACCCGTGAGTCATGGCAAGTTTGCACGTCCCAAGTCCTCTGGTAACAACGGCACCGACATCATCGGCTTCTGTAGCATCGATACCACAGATGTGGTCACTCTAATCCCCCCCCTGGACTTCTCAGGCCTCAAAAAAATAGATACACAATGGTGGTCGCCTCTCGCTTACGACTGCAACGCCAACGAAGCTGATGAATCGCTAGAAGACATTGTGGCCAAGGGTGATTTGGCCAAGTACCTGGTGGAAGTGGACCGCCCGAAACCTTCCAATCCCACTCCTTACGACCGTGACCCAGTCTCCGACTACCCAGACACAACAGATACACCAAAAGTGACACCGAGGCGCAGCACCCTACAGGCCACACGATGA